In Betta splendens chromosome 19, fBetSpl5.4, whole genome shotgun sequence, the following proteins share a genomic window:
- the rnf157 gene encoding E3 ubiquitin ligase RNF157 isoform X7, whose protein sequence is MGALTSRQNIGVEEVDIPSSSVYRYPPKSGSYFASHFIMGGEKFDSTHPEGYLFGENTDLNFLGTRPVAFPYAAPPPQEPVKTLRSLINIRKDTLRLVRCSEDLKLPGDDAAGKNRACYNVEFTFDADTQVAITIYYQAMEEFHNGVPVYLPQDSSLQSETVHFKRGVCQQFCLPSHTVNLSEWADDELLFDMDKEVFPMVVQAVVDEGEEHLGHSHILLATFEKHMDGSYCVKPLKQKQVVDGVSYLLQEIYGIENKYNSQESKVAEDEISDNSAECVVCLSDVRDTLILPCRHLCLCNACADTLRYQANCCPICRLPFRALLQIRAMRKKLSPLSPTSFNPVITSQTSDSEEHSTSEHIPPGYEAVSLLEALNGPLNTSAAPPPLHSGPSHVSGALPPYSSEPHPAPARSLSPLDHSNSSQGLKLKKSGSKSLSQNSSVLPEEEDEKSCSELEACRHKHTVDQQECGVTPDSENLTLSSSGAIDQSSCTGTPLSSTIASPEDPVSSSLAQSVMSMASSHSQHSHISTDTMSSMSGSYLAGADGDPGPDDGGEVEGEGTQDAPMDSQGGLHQDGGFSKEPKEQNYSVAVEEQDSEGNDVTEEDCSSPSNGKDEESCPVHIED, encoded by the exons GGAGTTACTTTGCCAGCCATTTCATCATGGGGGGAGAGAAGTTTGACTCCACACATCCAGAGGGTTACCTGTTCGGGGAAAACACAGACCTAAACTTCCTGGGGACCAGACCTGTGGCG TTCCCATACGCGGCTCCTCCACCTCAGGAACCGGTGAAGACGTTACGAAGCCTTATAAACATTCGCAAAGACACCCTGCGTCTTGTTCG GTGCAGTGAGGACCTGAAGCTACCAGGTGACGACGCGGCAGGAAAAAACAGAGCGTGCTACAACGTAGAGTTCACCTtcgacgcagacacacaagtaGCCATCACCATTTACTACCAGGCCATGGAGGAGTTTCACAACGGGGTGCCCGT ATATTTGCCCCAGGACAGTTCTCTGCAGTCAGAGACGGTGCACTTCAAGAGGGGCGTCTGCCAGCAGTTCTGCCTGCCCTCTCACACCGTGAACCTCAGCGAGTGGGCTGACGACGAG CTGCTCTTTGATATGGATAAGGAGGTCTTCCCTATGGTGGTGCAGGCTGTGGTTGACGAGGGAGAAG AACATCTGGGACACTCTCACATCCTGCTGGCTACGTTTGAAAAG CACATGGATGGAAGCTACTGTGTGAAGCCCCTGAAACAGAAACAAGTG GTGGATGGAGTGAGCTATCTGCTGCAGGAGATCTATGGGATAGAGAACAAATACAACAGCCAGGAATCAAAG GTTGCTGAAGATGAGATCAGTGACAACAGTGCggagtgtgtggtgtgtttgtcgGACGTGCGAGACACACTCATTCTTCCGTGCagacatctgtgtctgtgcaacGCCTGCGCAGACACGCTGCGCTACCAGGCCAACTGCTGCCCCATCTGCAGACTGC CGTTTAGAGCtctgctgcagatcagagcCATGAGGAAGAAACTCAGTCCTCTGTCACCCACCAGCTTTAACCCTGTCATCACTTCACAGACCTCGGACTCAGAGGAACATTCG ACATCGGAGCACATCCCTCCAGGCTACGAAGCCGTGTCTCTGTTGGAGGCGCTGAACGGACCCCTGAacacctcagcagctcctcctcctctgcactcTGGTCCCAGCCATGTGTCTGGAGCTTTGCCCCCATACAGCAGTGAACCCCACCCGGCCCctgctcgctccctctcccctctggACCACTCTAACTCTAGTCAGGGACTCAAACTCAAGAAGAGTGGTTCAAA GTCACTTTCCCAGAATTCCTCTGTGCTtcctgaggaagaggatgagaagTCTTGCAGTGAATTGGAGGCCTGTCGCCACAAACACACCGTGGACCAGCAGGAG TGTGGAGTGACTCCTGACAGCGAGAACCTGACTCTCTCCTCATCTGGAGCCATCGACCAGTCGTCGTGTACAGGAACCCCGCTCTCCTCCACCATCGCCTCTCCtgaag ACCCAGTGAGCAGCAGCCTGGCCCAGTCTGTGATGTCCATGGCCTCGTCCCACTCGCAGCACTCCCACATCAGCACTGACACCATGTCCTCCATGTCAGGGTCCTACCTGGCCGGGGCGGATGGCGATCCTGGGCCAGACGACGGAGGAGAAGTGGAGGGCGAGGGGACCCAGGATGCACCCATGGACAGTCAAGGAGGGTTACATCAGGACGGG GGCTTCTCCAAGGAGCCAAAGGAACAGAACTATTCTGTGGCTGTAGAGGAGCAGGACTCAGAG GGAAACGATGTAACTGAAGAGGACTGCTCCTCCCCGTCCAATGGGAAAG ATGAGGAATCGTGCCCAGTGCACATTGAGGACTAG
- the rnf157 gene encoding E3 ubiquitin ligase RNF157 isoform X5, whose translation MGGEKFDSTHPEGYLFGENTDLNFLGTRPVAFPYAAPPPQEPVKTLRSLINIRKDTLRLVRCSEDLKLPGDDAAGKNRACYNVEFTFDADTQVAITIYYQAMEEFHNGVPVYLPQDSSLQSETVHFKRGVCQQFCLPSHTVNLSEWADDELLFDMDKEVFPMVVQAVVDEGEEHLGHSHILLATFEKHMDGSYCVKPLKQKQVVDGVSYLLQEIYGIENKYNSQESKVAEDEISDNSAECVVCLSDVRDTLILPCRHLCLCNACADTLRYQANCCPICRLPFRALLQIRAMRKKLSPLSPTSFNPVITSQTSDSEEHSTSEHIPPGYEAVSLLEALNGPLNTSAAPPPLHSGPSHVSGALPPYSSEPHPAPARSLSPLDHSNSSQGLKLKKSGSKSLSQNSSVLPEEEDEKSCSELEACRHKHTVDQQECGVTPDSENLTLSSSGAIDQSSCTGTPLSSTIASPEDPVSSSLAQSVMSMASSHSQHSHISTDTMSSMSGSYLAGADGDPGPDDGGEVEGEGTQDAPMDSQGGLHQDGGFSKEPKEQNYSVAVEEQDSEGNDVTEEDCSSPSNGKGGRTRCPELANNNQGVALCDTPSLGLDNEQAPDSRFAGRMFPGGYRPVLEPRPHHTSTSNINLEEAENRDGQSPKQARHGPLIV comes from the exons ATGGGGGGAGAGAAGTTTGACTCCACACATCCAGAGGGTTACCTGTTCGGGGAAAACACAGACCTAAACTTCCTGGGGACCAGACCTGTGGCG TTCCCATACGCGGCTCCTCCACCTCAGGAACCGGTGAAGACGTTACGAAGCCTTATAAACATTCGCAAAGACACCCTGCGTCTTGTTCG GTGCAGTGAGGACCTGAAGCTACCAGGTGACGACGCGGCAGGAAAAAACAGAGCGTGCTACAACGTAGAGTTCACCTtcgacgcagacacacaagtaGCCATCACCATTTACTACCAGGCCATGGAGGAGTTTCACAACGGGGTGCCCGT ATATTTGCCCCAGGACAGTTCTCTGCAGTCAGAGACGGTGCACTTCAAGAGGGGCGTCTGCCAGCAGTTCTGCCTGCCCTCTCACACCGTGAACCTCAGCGAGTGGGCTGACGACGAG CTGCTCTTTGATATGGATAAGGAGGTCTTCCCTATGGTGGTGCAGGCTGTGGTTGACGAGGGAGAAG AACATCTGGGACACTCTCACATCCTGCTGGCTACGTTTGAAAAG CACATGGATGGAAGCTACTGTGTGAAGCCCCTGAAACAGAAACAAGTG GTGGATGGAGTGAGCTATCTGCTGCAGGAGATCTATGGGATAGAGAACAAATACAACAGCCAGGAATCAAAG GTTGCTGAAGATGAGATCAGTGACAACAGTGCggagtgtgtggtgtgtttgtcgGACGTGCGAGACACACTCATTCTTCCGTGCagacatctgtgtctgtgcaacGCCTGCGCAGACACGCTGCGCTACCAGGCCAACTGCTGCCCCATCTGCAGACTGC CGTTTAGAGCtctgctgcagatcagagcCATGAGGAAGAAACTCAGTCCTCTGTCACCCACCAGCTTTAACCCTGTCATCACTTCACAGACCTCGGACTCAGAGGAACATTCG ACATCGGAGCACATCCCTCCAGGCTACGAAGCCGTGTCTCTGTTGGAGGCGCTGAACGGACCCCTGAacacctcagcagctcctcctcctctgcactcTGGTCCCAGCCATGTGTCTGGAGCTTTGCCCCCATACAGCAGTGAACCCCACCCGGCCCctgctcgctccctctcccctctggACCACTCTAACTCTAGTCAGGGACTCAAACTCAAGAAGAGTGGTTCAAA GTCACTTTCCCAGAATTCCTCTGTGCTtcctgaggaagaggatgagaagTCTTGCAGTGAATTGGAGGCCTGTCGCCACAAACACACCGTGGACCAGCAGGAG TGTGGAGTGACTCCTGACAGCGAGAACCTGACTCTCTCCTCATCTGGAGCCATCGACCAGTCGTCGTGTACAGGAACCCCGCTCTCCTCCACCATCGCCTCTCCtgaag ACCCAGTGAGCAGCAGCCTGGCCCAGTCTGTGATGTCCATGGCCTCGTCCCACTCGCAGCACTCCCACATCAGCACTGACACCATGTCCTCCATGTCAGGGTCCTACCTGGCCGGGGCGGATGGCGATCCTGGGCCAGACGACGGAGGAGAAGTGGAGGGCGAGGGGACCCAGGATGCACCCATGGACAGTCAAGGAGGGTTACATCAGGACGGG GGCTTCTCCAAGGAGCCAAAGGAACAGAACTATTCTGTGGCTGTAGAGGAGCAGGACTCAGAG GGAAACGATGTAACTGAAGAGGACTGCTCCTCCCCGTCCAATGGGAAAG GTGGGCGGACCAGGTGTCCAGAGTTGGCCAATAACAATCAGGGCGTCGCCCTCTGTGACACGCCCTCTTTGGGGTTGGATAATGAGCAGGCTCCCGACAGCCGATTCGCTG gTCGCATGTTCCCTGGAGGCTACAGACCGGTTTTGGAGCCCCGACCCCACCACACCTCCACCAGCAACATCaacctggaggaggcagagaacagagacggACAGAGTCCTAAACAAGCCCGTCACGGACCACTCATTGTGTAA
- the rnf157 gene encoding E3 ubiquitin ligase RNF157 isoform X1, with the protein MGALTSRQNIGVEEVDIPSSSVYRYPPKSGSYFASHFIMGGEKFDSTHPEGYLFGENTDLNFLGTRPVAFPYAAPPPQEPVKTLRSLINIRKDTLRLVRCSEDLKLPGDDAAGKNRACYNVEFTFDADTQVAITIYYQAMEEFHNGVPVYLPQDSSLQSETVHFKRGVCQQFCLPSHTVNLSEWADDELLFDMDKEVFPMVVQAVVDEGEEHLGHSHILLATFEKHMDGSYCVKPLKQKQVVDGVSYLLQEIYGIENKYNSQESKVAEDEISDNSAECVVCLSDVRDTLILPCRHLCLCNACADTLRYQANCCPICRLPFRALLQIRAMRKKLSPLSPTSFNPVITSQTSDSEEHSTSEHIPPGYEAVSLLEALNGPLNTSAAPPPLHSGPSHVSGALPPYSSEPHPAPARSLSPLDHSNSSQGLKLKKSGSKSLSQNSSVLPEEEDEKSCSELEACRHKHTVDQQECGVTPDSENLTLSSSGAIDQSSCTGTPLSSTIASPEDPVSSSLAQSVMSMASSHSQHSHISTDTMSSMSGSYLAGADGDPGPDDGGEVEGEGTQDAPMDSQGGLHQDGGFSKEPKEQNYSVAVEEQDSEGNDVTEEDCSSPSNGKGGRTRCPELANNNQGVALCDTPSLGLDNEQAPDSRFAGRMFPGGYRPVLEPRPHHTSTSNINLEEAENRDGQSPKQARHGPLIV; encoded by the exons GGAGTTACTTTGCCAGCCATTTCATCATGGGGGGAGAGAAGTTTGACTCCACACATCCAGAGGGTTACCTGTTCGGGGAAAACACAGACCTAAACTTCCTGGGGACCAGACCTGTGGCG TTCCCATACGCGGCTCCTCCACCTCAGGAACCGGTGAAGACGTTACGAAGCCTTATAAACATTCGCAAAGACACCCTGCGTCTTGTTCG GTGCAGTGAGGACCTGAAGCTACCAGGTGACGACGCGGCAGGAAAAAACAGAGCGTGCTACAACGTAGAGTTCACCTtcgacgcagacacacaagtaGCCATCACCATTTACTACCAGGCCATGGAGGAGTTTCACAACGGGGTGCCCGT ATATTTGCCCCAGGACAGTTCTCTGCAGTCAGAGACGGTGCACTTCAAGAGGGGCGTCTGCCAGCAGTTCTGCCTGCCCTCTCACACCGTGAACCTCAGCGAGTGGGCTGACGACGAG CTGCTCTTTGATATGGATAAGGAGGTCTTCCCTATGGTGGTGCAGGCTGTGGTTGACGAGGGAGAAG AACATCTGGGACACTCTCACATCCTGCTGGCTACGTTTGAAAAG CACATGGATGGAAGCTACTGTGTGAAGCCCCTGAAACAGAAACAAGTG GTGGATGGAGTGAGCTATCTGCTGCAGGAGATCTATGGGATAGAGAACAAATACAACAGCCAGGAATCAAAG GTTGCTGAAGATGAGATCAGTGACAACAGTGCggagtgtgtggtgtgtttgtcgGACGTGCGAGACACACTCATTCTTCCGTGCagacatctgtgtctgtgcaacGCCTGCGCAGACACGCTGCGCTACCAGGCCAACTGCTGCCCCATCTGCAGACTGC CGTTTAGAGCtctgctgcagatcagagcCATGAGGAAGAAACTCAGTCCTCTGTCACCCACCAGCTTTAACCCTGTCATCACTTCACAGACCTCGGACTCAGAGGAACATTCG ACATCGGAGCACATCCCTCCAGGCTACGAAGCCGTGTCTCTGTTGGAGGCGCTGAACGGACCCCTGAacacctcagcagctcctcctcctctgcactcTGGTCCCAGCCATGTGTCTGGAGCTTTGCCCCCATACAGCAGTGAACCCCACCCGGCCCctgctcgctccctctcccctctggACCACTCTAACTCTAGTCAGGGACTCAAACTCAAGAAGAGTGGTTCAAA GTCACTTTCCCAGAATTCCTCTGTGCTtcctgaggaagaggatgagaagTCTTGCAGTGAATTGGAGGCCTGTCGCCACAAACACACCGTGGACCAGCAGGAG TGTGGAGTGACTCCTGACAGCGAGAACCTGACTCTCTCCTCATCTGGAGCCATCGACCAGTCGTCGTGTACAGGAACCCCGCTCTCCTCCACCATCGCCTCTCCtgaag ACCCAGTGAGCAGCAGCCTGGCCCAGTCTGTGATGTCCATGGCCTCGTCCCACTCGCAGCACTCCCACATCAGCACTGACACCATGTCCTCCATGTCAGGGTCCTACCTGGCCGGGGCGGATGGCGATCCTGGGCCAGACGACGGAGGAGAAGTGGAGGGCGAGGGGACCCAGGATGCACCCATGGACAGTCAAGGAGGGTTACATCAGGACGGG GGCTTCTCCAAGGAGCCAAAGGAACAGAACTATTCTGTGGCTGTAGAGGAGCAGGACTCAGAG GGAAACGATGTAACTGAAGAGGACTGCTCCTCCCCGTCCAATGGGAAAG GTGGGCGGACCAGGTGTCCAGAGTTGGCCAATAACAATCAGGGCGTCGCCCTCTGTGACACGCCCTCTTTGGGGTTGGATAATGAGCAGGCTCCCGACAGCCGATTCGCTG gTCGCATGTTCCCTGGAGGCTACAGACCGGTTTTGGAGCCCCGACCCCACCACACCTCCACCAGCAACATCaacctggaggaggcagagaacagagacggACAGAGTCCTAAACAAGCCCGTCACGGACCACTCATTGTGTAA
- the rnf157 gene encoding E3 ubiquitin ligase RNF157 isoform X4 — MGALTSRQNIGVEEVDIPSSSVYRYPPKSGSYFASHFIMGGEKFDSTHPEGYLFGENTDLNFLGTRPVAFPYAAPPPQEPVKTLRSLINIRKDTLRLVRCSEDLKLPGDDAAGKNRACYNVEFTFDADTQVAITIYYQAMEEFHNGVPVYLPQDSSLQSETVHFKRGVCQQFCLPSHTVNLSEWADDELLFDMDKEVFPMVVQAVVDEGEEHLGHSHILLATFEKHMDGSYCVKPLKQKQVVDGVSYLLQEIYGIENKYNSQESKVAEDEISDNSAECVVCLSDVRDTLILPCRHLCLCNACADTLRYQANCCPICRLPFRALLQIRAMRKKLSPLSPTSFNPVITSQTSDSEEHSTSEHIPPGYEAVSLLEALNGPLNTSAAPPPLHSGPSHVSGALPPYSSEPHPAPARSLSPLDHSNSSQGLKLKKSGSKSLSQNSSVLPEEEDEKSCSELEACRHKHTVDQQECGVTPDSENLTLSSSGAIDQSSCTGTPLSSTIASPEDPVSSSLAQSVMSMASSHSQHSHISTDTMSSMSGSYLAGADGDPGPDDGGEVEGEGTQDAPMDSQGGLHQDGGFSKEPKEQNYSVAVEEQDSEGNDVTEEDCSSPSNGKGRMFPGGYRPVLEPRPHHTSTSNINLEEAENRDGQSPKQARHGPLIV; from the exons GGAGTTACTTTGCCAGCCATTTCATCATGGGGGGAGAGAAGTTTGACTCCACACATCCAGAGGGTTACCTGTTCGGGGAAAACACAGACCTAAACTTCCTGGGGACCAGACCTGTGGCG TTCCCATACGCGGCTCCTCCACCTCAGGAACCGGTGAAGACGTTACGAAGCCTTATAAACATTCGCAAAGACACCCTGCGTCTTGTTCG GTGCAGTGAGGACCTGAAGCTACCAGGTGACGACGCGGCAGGAAAAAACAGAGCGTGCTACAACGTAGAGTTCACCTtcgacgcagacacacaagtaGCCATCACCATTTACTACCAGGCCATGGAGGAGTTTCACAACGGGGTGCCCGT ATATTTGCCCCAGGACAGTTCTCTGCAGTCAGAGACGGTGCACTTCAAGAGGGGCGTCTGCCAGCAGTTCTGCCTGCCCTCTCACACCGTGAACCTCAGCGAGTGGGCTGACGACGAG CTGCTCTTTGATATGGATAAGGAGGTCTTCCCTATGGTGGTGCAGGCTGTGGTTGACGAGGGAGAAG AACATCTGGGACACTCTCACATCCTGCTGGCTACGTTTGAAAAG CACATGGATGGAAGCTACTGTGTGAAGCCCCTGAAACAGAAACAAGTG GTGGATGGAGTGAGCTATCTGCTGCAGGAGATCTATGGGATAGAGAACAAATACAACAGCCAGGAATCAAAG GTTGCTGAAGATGAGATCAGTGACAACAGTGCggagtgtgtggtgtgtttgtcgGACGTGCGAGACACACTCATTCTTCCGTGCagacatctgtgtctgtgcaacGCCTGCGCAGACACGCTGCGCTACCAGGCCAACTGCTGCCCCATCTGCAGACTGC CGTTTAGAGCtctgctgcagatcagagcCATGAGGAAGAAACTCAGTCCTCTGTCACCCACCAGCTTTAACCCTGTCATCACTTCACAGACCTCGGACTCAGAGGAACATTCG ACATCGGAGCACATCCCTCCAGGCTACGAAGCCGTGTCTCTGTTGGAGGCGCTGAACGGACCCCTGAacacctcagcagctcctcctcctctgcactcTGGTCCCAGCCATGTGTCTGGAGCTTTGCCCCCATACAGCAGTGAACCCCACCCGGCCCctgctcgctccctctcccctctggACCACTCTAACTCTAGTCAGGGACTCAAACTCAAGAAGAGTGGTTCAAA GTCACTTTCCCAGAATTCCTCTGTGCTtcctgaggaagaggatgagaagTCTTGCAGTGAATTGGAGGCCTGTCGCCACAAACACACCGTGGACCAGCAGGAG TGTGGAGTGACTCCTGACAGCGAGAACCTGACTCTCTCCTCATCTGGAGCCATCGACCAGTCGTCGTGTACAGGAACCCCGCTCTCCTCCACCATCGCCTCTCCtgaag ACCCAGTGAGCAGCAGCCTGGCCCAGTCTGTGATGTCCATGGCCTCGTCCCACTCGCAGCACTCCCACATCAGCACTGACACCATGTCCTCCATGTCAGGGTCCTACCTGGCCGGGGCGGATGGCGATCCTGGGCCAGACGACGGAGGAGAAGTGGAGGGCGAGGGGACCCAGGATGCACCCATGGACAGTCAAGGAGGGTTACATCAGGACGGG GGCTTCTCCAAGGAGCCAAAGGAACAGAACTATTCTGTGGCTGTAGAGGAGCAGGACTCAGAG GGAAACGATGTAACTGAAGAGGACTGCTCCTCCCCGTCCAATGGGAAAG gTCGCATGTTCCCTGGAGGCTACAGACCGGTTTTGGAGCCCCGACCCCACCACACCTCCACCAGCAACATCaacctggaggaggcagagaacagagacggACAGAGTCCTAAACAAGCCCGTCACGGACCACTCATTGTGTAA
- the rnf157 gene encoding E3 ubiquitin ligase RNF157 isoform X2, with translation MGALTSRQNIGVEEVDIPSSSVYRYPPKSGSYFASHFIMGGEKFDSTHPEGYLFGENTDLNFLGTRPVAFPYAAPPPQEPVKTLRSLINIRKDTLRLVRCSEDLKLPGDDAAGKNRACYNVEFTFDADTQVAITIYYQAMEEFHNGVPVYLPQDSSLQSETVHFKRGVCQQFCLPSHTVNLSEWADDELLFDMDKEVFPMVVQAVVDEGEEHLGHSHILLATFEKHMDGSYCVKPLKQKQVVDGVSYLLQEIYGIENKYNSQESKVAEDEISDNSAECVVCLSDVRDTLILPCRHLCLCNACADTLRYQANCCPICRLPFRALLQIRAMRKKLSPLSPTSFNPVITSQTSDSEEHSTSEHIPPGYEAVSLLEALNGPLNTSAAPPPLHSGPSHVSGALPPYSSEPHPAPARSLSPLDHSNSSQGLKLKKSGSKSLSQNSSVLPEEEDEKSCSELEACRHKHTVDQQECGVTPDSENLTLSSSGAIDQSSCTGTPLSSTIASPEGSYLAGADGDPGPDDGGEVEGEGTQDAPMDSQGGLHQDGGFSKEPKEQNYSVAVEEQDSEGNDVTEEDCSSPSNGKGGRTRCPELANNNQGVALCDTPSLGLDNEQAPDSRFAGRMFPGGYRPVLEPRPHHTSTSNINLEEAENRDGQSPKQARHGPLIV, from the exons GGAGTTACTTTGCCAGCCATTTCATCATGGGGGGAGAGAAGTTTGACTCCACACATCCAGAGGGTTACCTGTTCGGGGAAAACACAGACCTAAACTTCCTGGGGACCAGACCTGTGGCG TTCCCATACGCGGCTCCTCCACCTCAGGAACCGGTGAAGACGTTACGAAGCCTTATAAACATTCGCAAAGACACCCTGCGTCTTGTTCG GTGCAGTGAGGACCTGAAGCTACCAGGTGACGACGCGGCAGGAAAAAACAGAGCGTGCTACAACGTAGAGTTCACCTtcgacgcagacacacaagtaGCCATCACCATTTACTACCAGGCCATGGAGGAGTTTCACAACGGGGTGCCCGT ATATTTGCCCCAGGACAGTTCTCTGCAGTCAGAGACGGTGCACTTCAAGAGGGGCGTCTGCCAGCAGTTCTGCCTGCCCTCTCACACCGTGAACCTCAGCGAGTGGGCTGACGACGAG CTGCTCTTTGATATGGATAAGGAGGTCTTCCCTATGGTGGTGCAGGCTGTGGTTGACGAGGGAGAAG AACATCTGGGACACTCTCACATCCTGCTGGCTACGTTTGAAAAG CACATGGATGGAAGCTACTGTGTGAAGCCCCTGAAACAGAAACAAGTG GTGGATGGAGTGAGCTATCTGCTGCAGGAGATCTATGGGATAGAGAACAAATACAACAGCCAGGAATCAAAG GTTGCTGAAGATGAGATCAGTGACAACAGTGCggagtgtgtggtgtgtttgtcgGACGTGCGAGACACACTCATTCTTCCGTGCagacatctgtgtctgtgcaacGCCTGCGCAGACACGCTGCGCTACCAGGCCAACTGCTGCCCCATCTGCAGACTGC CGTTTAGAGCtctgctgcagatcagagcCATGAGGAAGAAACTCAGTCCTCTGTCACCCACCAGCTTTAACCCTGTCATCACTTCACAGACCTCGGACTCAGAGGAACATTCG ACATCGGAGCACATCCCTCCAGGCTACGAAGCCGTGTCTCTGTTGGAGGCGCTGAACGGACCCCTGAacacctcagcagctcctcctcctctgcactcTGGTCCCAGCCATGTGTCTGGAGCTTTGCCCCCATACAGCAGTGAACCCCACCCGGCCCctgctcgctccctctcccctctggACCACTCTAACTCTAGTCAGGGACTCAAACTCAAGAAGAGTGGTTCAAA GTCACTTTCCCAGAATTCCTCTGTGCTtcctgaggaagaggatgagaagTCTTGCAGTGAATTGGAGGCCTGTCGCCACAAACACACCGTGGACCAGCAGGAG TGTGGAGTGACTCCTGACAGCGAGAACCTGACTCTCTCCTCATCTGGAGCCATCGACCAGTCGTCGTGTACAGGAACCCCGCTCTCCTCCACCATCGCCTCTCCtgaag GGTCCTACCTGGCCGGGGCGGATGGCGATCCTGGGCCAGACGACGGAGGAGAAGTGGAGGGCGAGGGGACCCAGGATGCACCCATGGACAGTCAAGGAGGGTTACATCAGGACGGG GGCTTCTCCAAGGAGCCAAAGGAACAGAACTATTCTGTGGCTGTAGAGGAGCAGGACTCAGAG GGAAACGATGTAACTGAAGAGGACTGCTCCTCCCCGTCCAATGGGAAAG GTGGGCGGACCAGGTGTCCAGAGTTGGCCAATAACAATCAGGGCGTCGCCCTCTGTGACACGCCCTCTTTGGGGTTGGATAATGAGCAGGCTCCCGACAGCCGATTCGCTG gTCGCATGTTCCCTGGAGGCTACAGACCGGTTTTGGAGCCCCGACCCCACCACACCTCCACCAGCAACATCaacctggaggaggcagagaacagagacggACAGAGTCCTAAACAAGCCCGTCACGGACCACTCATTGTGTAA